The Lutra lutra chromosome 7, mLutLut1.2, whole genome shotgun sequence genome segment TAGACAGACACAGCGCTGGCCCAGCAGTCCCCAGCGGTCCTGTCCCACCTTGACAGCCAGAGTCAGCGCCCGGAAAGAagtaggaaaattattttctgtacttttataTTCCTCGCTAAGCCTTCAGCTCAGCCACAGGTTTCTACAGTGATCCCAACATCTGACAGCCAGCGTCatgtccattttttctttttaaatcctgcTACTGAAAATGAGCAGAAGCACTCCAGAGAACTCTGACGGCATATTAATAGTCACATGGTTGTATGGCCGGCTGGAGCCACTGAGTAATAAACACACCCAGTAGCCACTGAATGGTGGTGTCAGTCTGTGTCTGCTTCTGACTGTCCTTTCGTTTTGACTTTACTGGGGACAGTGGTCTGGGTGACGCACGTTTCTGGGATCACAAAGCCAAACTGTTTGGTTGCTCAGACGGGAACGGGCCCAGGTAGGCGAGACCACGGGCATTCAGTGTGTCCCAAAAGGGAACCATTACAGAAATGCCCCCCTTGAACTCTAAGCCCCGTGCCAGGGCCGGGggcagcccccagcagcccctctccGCCTCGGCTGCGCACACCTGCCCTCATCCCTCTGGAGGCCACTGGACTGAATAAGCGACTTGAGTGGCCACAGCTGCACGAGCTTACTGTGTTCTCCACTAGAAGCTGAGTGACCTCCTTGAACAACTCTTCCAGGTCTgggtaaatttagaaaaataaccgCCCCTTCACTATCAGTTGGGAGAGGAAAGGAACTAGATGGGGGGAACCCATCTAATTCAGGGTTAAATCCCAGCCTCGTAACCCTGACACTGTCATTCGGGCTCCAGGAAATGGGTGGAGGGCCCACAGGGCTTTCTTCCCAGGCAGCACACAGGTCCAGGGGCTCCAGTCCGGCGAGTGGTCAGCATCTCCCTGACCACGTGACAGGACCTGTACAGCGCAGGCTCCATCCGGAAAGTCCCGGGACTTCGCGCACCAGCCAACCGCTCCAAGCAGTGCCCGCAACAGTCGTGAGTGACTTCCGAGGAGCGACAACCAGTTCCTCTGGGCTGCCAGTCAGCGAGGAGCAATGCTACTGGGAGGCGGGGGCGGGAGGCACCAGCAGAAACTGTTTTCCGAGAATCACTTCCTTCCACGGTATGTCGAGAGGGACGGGAGGACAGCCCCGAGGCAGGTGTCGGATCTTCAGGAAAGAGAGGTCGTCCCCTCCGCTGCATGGGACCCCACACGGCCCTCTGCAGAGCCGCTGCGTGGCCGCGTCCTGCCACAGCACAGGTGCACGCCTCTGACCGAGAACCAGAGTAGGCATTTTTCAGAATTAAACTGTTCATTCCGTGTAAAAACTCCCAGCGCGGCTTTGCAAGGTTCCCTGCAATTTAAGTTAGCTGCAGAAAGGCTTCCAACGCTCTACCTCGCAGGGGCTGCTGAATCCCGCTGGAAGACGGATTGTTGATTCTCTTCTACCTCTAGACAATCTTGACGGGGCGGCCTCGGGCAGCGTCCCCGCGGGTCCGCAGCGCTGTACAGGCCGCCTTCCCGGGACAAGGATTCTTCGCTGGCACCGACCTCCTCACTCTCGCGGCCCCTTCTCGGGCACCAGGTGTGCCCAGGGCTGGAGAGATGATAAGGCGCCGTCTCGGCGGCACCGAGGGGCTCGAGCGGTCTCCCTCGGCGCCCGAGGCAAGGACAAGCGGGCGGTGGACGCGGGCGGCTCCGCTCCCCCAAGCACTCTGCACTCTGCACGCGGCCGGCCCCCCAACGGCCTTCAGCGGCCACCAGCCACGCCGCCGCTCGCGCCGGCCACAGCACACGGACGCGTCCACAAACCGGCAGTCGGACGGCGGCCTTCGTCACAGCCCAACCCGGAGCCCGCCCGGGCGCCCGCCGGCCGGGGACAGCCGGTCCACGCGCACCCCGGACCGCTCGCCCCGAAGGAGCCGCCGCGCGGGTCTGGACTTGGCGCGGGAAGCGGCCGCGCGCTGCGGGACCGGAGAGCAGAGCCGCGTCTCTCGCGGCGCCCGCACATGCGTTCGCAGGCCGGGGGGGAGCGGGCGCCGTCCCCGCGGCGTCAGCGAGTGTCCGCCGGGCAGGGGTACGGCTGCACCGAGGAAGCTGCGCCCCCGCTTCCGCGGCCCGGGCTCGTCCCGCCGCACGGCCGGCTCCGCACAACCCTGCGGCCCCGAGGAGACCTCCCCGCCCGCCGGGAGGGACGCGCCGCCGCCGCACCGGGAAACGGGAAGCGAGCCCGCCCCCGTCTGAGGAGCGTCAGCCCTGAGGCCGCGCCGTCCGGGCTCCCCGTGAGCACCGACCCCGGCCCGTTCTCCCGCGTCCCTCCCCGCTGTGCCACCCGTCCCAGGCGCCGCGCGACCCCGGCCCCAGAGCGCGGCAGGGCCTGGCCGTCCTTGCAGGCTGGGCCGGGGCCCCCGCGGCCGCCGCGGTCCGAGCTGCACGGAAGATCCTCGGGCTGCTGACCCGCGCCTTCCCGGCACGGAGCTGCGGGGCCGCCTCCCGCCTCCGTCCCGCAGGTTCAGGCCGCGGCCGCGCCTGCGCTCCCTCCCGAGGCTGCGCAACAGCCGCACCGGCCCCGCGCGCTGCAGCTCCACTCTAGGGACCTGCGGGACGGAGGTCGCCGGGGGCGCTCGCGAGGGGGCCGGGGCGGCAGCGGGCGGACACGAGGCCGGCCGGGTCCCCGACGCCCCTCAGCCCCGCCTGGCGCGCGCGGACACACAGCCGCCGGAGCACGTGCCGAGCCCCGCACGGCCGCAGCCCACACCCCTGCCGGTCCCCGCACGGCGGCCCCGCACGGTCGCCCCACACCGGCCCGGGGCCGCGCCGCCCTCCCGCCGGCCGGAAGGGACGTGACGCCGCGGAACCGCGGTAGTGACGCGCGGCCACTTCCGGGAGGCCCTTCCACGAAAACAAGGAAACGCGAATCGTCCTCCAACGCCGGTGACAAACAAGGGACTGTACCAGTTCCAACAGGGGTGTAGGGACCGCGGCCCCGCACAAGCTGAGCcatccgcccccgcccccacggGCCCACAGCCAGGTCCGGGTCGCGCTCGGCCTATCCCGCGGCGCATCTCCCACAAGGCCCGCCCCCGGCGCGCCGGTTCCGCCTCCAAGCTACGCTCGGCCTATCCGGCGCCGGGCCCCCTCGCCCCACACCCTTGCCTTCGGCCCATCCCTCGCCGCGCTGCAACCGGGGCCCCGCCCACTCTCGACTTTTCCCGCACTGCCCATCCCGCTCCCCGCCCTCGCCCCCAGCCTATCCCGTGCCGCCCCGCCTTCAACCCCGCCCCTGCCCCGTCTCCGGCCTATCCCGCGCCGCGCTCGAGCCCCGCCTCCGCGACCCCCAGCCTATGCCGCGCAGCACCGCTTTCGAGCCCCGCCTCGGCCCTAGCCCCCGGCCTATCCCGCGCAGCACCGCTTTCGAGCCCCGCCTCCGCGCTTGCCCCCGGCCTATCCCGCGCCGCGCCGCTTTGGCGCGCGGCTGTGACGTCACGGGTCGCGGCGAGGCGCGCGCGGCTGAACGGCGCCGCTGCCGGCCCGCGGCCATGCCCAAGCGGGGCTGTCCGTTCGCGGACGCGGCCCCGCTGCAGCTGAAGGTCcgggttggccagagggagctcAGCCGCGGCGTATGCGCCGAGCAGCACTCGCGGGAGATCTTCGGTGAGCGCGCGGCGGCCGAGCGGCCGCGGGAGCCGAGGGGCCGCGGGCGCCGTGAGAGCGGCGTGGGCGCTCCCCGCGGGGACGCGATGTGGCCCGGGGCTGCCCCTGGTCCGCGGGAGGCCGGGGAGGGCCACGTCCCGAGCGGAGCGGGCGGGCGCAAGCGTCGGGCCCGAGCCTCGGGCCGCGCGGGGCCCCGTCTGCCGGAGCGCCCCGgtccggggggtggggggacccgcAGGGCGCGGGGTCCCCAGCGGGCACGCGTCTCGGGGGGCCGCAGAGGCCGAGCGGGAGCCGGTAGGCGGGGACGGAGGGAAAGGAGCTGCGGGCGGAGGCCGGGAGGCAGGCCCGGGCCGCGGGACTCGGCGTGAGCGCACGGCACGGCCGCCGCTGAGCTGCGAGGGCCGCGAGCCGCTGCGGGGGTCCCGCGGGCTGCGTGGTGCGCTCGGGCGGGCGCGTTCCCGGCACCGCTGGGGCTGGACGGCTGCGGCCGCGGCGGGGCACGGCCGGGGGCGCCGTGTCGGTGCCCGCAGGAAGCGCTGCCGCTGCCCTGCAGCAGACGTGGGCGAGAGCCCCCCGGACAGCCGGCCCTCCGTCCCCCACGCGGCTGCTCCGCCTTCCCGTCCTTGCGCACCTGAGGCTCTTCGGGGGCAGCGAGTGCGGCGCGGGGGTGGACCTGGCGGAGCGCGCCGCGGGCACGGGCTGTCGCTGTGCGCCGCAGAGGAGCTCGAGACCAGTGGACCCAAGTCCAGCTCTTCCCCTGCGCTCGAGCCCGCTGGCGTTCCGGCCGCGGCTGCCGCCCGAGCTGCCGGCCTCGCTCGGGTCACACGCTGTAAAGACCAGCATCACCCGCAGCACAGGCCCCCGCACTCCGCCCCGCGATCAGGCGCGCTCGCtcgggaggggctggaggaggggagccGTCGTGGCTTCCGGTACCGGGGCCTGTCGTTCCTGTCGCCATCACACAGGGTCGGTCGGCAGCTTCTAGGGTCCCCGCCCTGGCTCCGTGCAGACAAGGCAGGAAACCGAGGAGCGTTTGGGGGCTGGCATTGGGCACTGGGTCTTGTGAAAGCCCCCGGATGGCCACCCCGGGGGCTGGtggagagctgctgccccggtGCTGAGTGGCTGTTCAGCTGCAGGGGGGTGTCCAGAGCCCACCGGGGTCTGGAAAGTTTTGGGTTGCCTCCACCAAGAGCCAGTTGCCGCCCGCCCTGTCCTTTGCCAGCAGCTCAGCAGGAGATGGGGGGTGCCACCGGCCGGGGCTGTGGGCCCAGACCAGAGCCGCTGGCTGTGAAGTAGTGATGTGAAGCACCCGCTTCCAGGGAGCTGGGCCGGAAACAGCAGTGAGGTGAGGCCCCTTGTCCCGAGAGCCATGCGAGCACCGGAGAGGAAGACTGGGTAGGGCCGCATGGCCCAGAAccctcctggaggaggggaccGTGCAGCCTGGGTGAGGAGGGCGAGAGGACAGAGTGGTCCCCAGCTCACCGGGGAGCAGCGTGGGCTGAGGGCGACTGGGCGACAGCACAGAGGAGGCCTGGCCTCCGCCGGCCTGAAGGACGAGGTGGCCGTGCAGAGCTTCCACCCCGCCGGGCTGTGAACACCGGCACTGGTTTGTCTTCCCCAGAGAAGACCAAGCAACTCC includes the following:
- the LOC125103690 gene encoding translation initiation factor IF-2-like, translating into MLLGGGGGRHQQKLFSENHFLPRYVERDGRTAPRQVSDLQEREVVPSAAWDPTRPSAEPLRGRVLPQHRCTPLTENQNNLDGAASGSVPAGPQRCTGRLPGTRILRWHRPPHSRGPFSGTRCAQGWRDDKAPSRRHRGARAVSLGARGKDKRAVDAGGSAPPSTLHSARGRPPNGLQRPPATPPLAPATAHGRVHKPAVGRRPSSQPNPEPARAPAGRGQPVHAHPGPLAPKEPPRGSGLGAGSGRALRDRRAEPRLSRRPHMRSQAGGERAPSPRRQRVSAGQGYGCTEEAAPPLPRPGLVPPHGRLRTTLRPRGDLPARREGRAAAAPGNGKRARPRLRSVSPEAAPSGLPVSTDPGPFSRVPPRCATRPRRRATPAPERGRAWPSLQAGPGPPRPPRSELHGRSSGC